The following proteins come from a genomic window of Nicotiana tomentosiformis chromosome 12, ASM39032v3, whole genome shotgun sequence:
- the LOC138902440 gene encoding uncharacterized protein, which yields MSVTHYEMRFSELAHHVVWMVPIDRERIKRFIDGLTYQLRLFMTRKRVSGATFDEVIDIARQIEMVCNQERGEREAKRPRGSSGFSGVPSGGQFYHGRGRPYRHAQTGRPVHRGALSNHGSYIYHQVQSSLSALLA from the coding sequence ATGTCTGTGACACattacgagatgaggttttctgagttggctcatcacgtagTTTGGATGGTTCCcattgatagggagaggattaagaggttcattgatggcctcacatatcagctgcggttattTATGACTCGgaagagggtatctggtgctacgtTTGATGAGGTGATTGACATTGCTCGACAAATAGAGATGGTCTGTAACCAGGAACgaggagagagggaggccaagaggcctcgtggatcgagtggttttagcggtgttccttcagggggtcagttttaccacgggaggggtcgtccttacaggcacGCACAGAcaggtcgtccagttcaccgtggtgcattatCCAACCATGGTTCATACATTTATCATCAGgttcagtcatctctcagtgcccttctagcctag